The following proteins are encoded in a genomic region of Prosthecobacter sp. SYSU 5D2:
- a CDS encoding metal ABC transporter permease, with product MSLLTPFEYEYMVKAILISGLIGGVCAFLSCFITLKGWSLMGDALSHAVVPGVSVAWMLGLPFSVGAFIAGILAALGMGWVKANSRLREDAVIGVVFTTFFAAGLLLLTLYESNISLKTIIFGNILAISDPDIVQVVIISAISMLVLGMKWKDLLLYCFDETHARSIGLNTRFLNVLLLALLSATAVAALQTVGACLVVAMLVTPGATAYLLTDRFGRMLGIATGLGVFCGVTGAYISYYFNGSTGGCIVVLQTIIFLLALVLAPKHGLMAARSQRHQATAA from the coding sequence ATGTCCCTTCTAACTCCCTTCGAATACGAGTACATGGTGAAGGCCATCCTCATCAGCGGCCTCATCGGCGGCGTGTGTGCCTTTTTGTCCTGCTTCATCACACTGAAGGGCTGGTCGCTCATGGGGGATGCGCTTTCCCATGCCGTCGTCCCCGGTGTGTCAGTGGCCTGGATGCTTGGGCTGCCTTTTTCCGTCGGCGCATTTATCGCGGGCATTCTCGCAGCCCTCGGCATGGGTTGGGTGAAGGCGAATTCACGGCTGCGGGAGGATGCGGTTATTGGGGTGGTTTTCACCACCTTCTTTGCCGCCGGGCTTTTGTTGCTGACGCTGTATGAGAGCAACATCAGCCTGAAGACCATCATCTTTGGCAACATCCTGGCCATCTCGGATCCGGACATTGTTCAAGTCGTCATCATCTCCGCCATCTCCATGCTGGTGCTGGGGATGAAATGGAAAGACTTGTTGTTATACTGCTTTGATGAAACCCACGCCCGCAGCATCGGCCTGAACACGCGATTTCTGAATGTGCTGCTCCTTGCCCTGCTCTCGGCCACGGCGGTCGCTGCGCTGCAAACTGTGGGTGCCTGTCTTGTCGTGGCCATGCTGGTCACACCCGGTGCCACGGCTTATCTGCTCACGGACCGCTTTGGCCGCATGCTGGGCATCGCCACCGGCCTGGGTGTTTTTTGCGGCGTGACCGGCGCTTACATCAGCTACTACTTCAATGGCTCCACCGGCGGTTGCATTGTCGTTTTGCAAACTATCATCTTTCTCCTGGCCCTCGTCCTCGCCCCCAAGCACGGGCTCATGGCCGCCCGTTCCCAACGCCACCAAGCCACTGCCGCATGA
- a CDS encoding ATP-binding cassette domain-containing protein, producing MLQDSPPLSLQVTDVTVAYANGHTALRDATFDLQAGTICALVGMNGSGKSTLFKSIMGFLKPVKGQVKIAGGTALAARRSKLVAYVPQSEEVDWSFPVSVWDVVMMGRYGHMNFLRIPRAEDKRVALESLKRVGMTEFKERQIGELSGGQKKRVFLARALAQKGRIMLLDEPFTGVDVQTETAIIELLRSLREEGHIMLVSTHNLGSVPEFCDHVVLINRTVLAHGPTEEVFTEQNLTHAFGGVLRQFHFEQSTIQEHDGRTVKLLTDDERPLVFGKDGHLEYTDRQGREALVKERAREVGE from the coding sequence ATGCTCCAAGACTCCCCGCCGCTCTCTCTGCAAGTCACCGATGTCACGGTGGCCTATGCCAATGGCCACACGGCGCTGAGGGATGCCACCTTTGATCTCCAGGCAGGGACCATTTGTGCGCTGGTGGGCATGAACGGCAGCGGCAAAAGCACGCTGTTCAAGTCCATCATGGGCTTCCTGAAACCGGTGAAAGGCCAGGTCAAAATCGCCGGTGGCACCGCCCTGGCTGCGCGCCGCAGCAAGCTGGTGGCCTATGTGCCGCAGAGCGAGGAGGTGGACTGGAGCTTTCCTGTCAGCGTTTGGGATGTCGTGATGATGGGCCGCTATGGCCACATGAATTTTCTGCGCATCCCGCGTGCGGAGGACAAGCGAGTGGCCCTGGAATCCCTGAAGCGGGTGGGCATGACGGAGTTTAAAGAACGCCAGATCGGCGAGCTGTCCGGCGGGCAGAAGAAGCGCGTTTTCCTGGCCCGTGCCCTGGCGCAGAAGGGCCGCATCATGCTGCTGGATGAGCCCTTTACCGGCGTGGATGTGCAGACGGAAACAGCGATCATCGAGCTCCTCCGCTCCCTGCGGGAAGAGGGGCACATCATGCTCGTCTCCACGCATAACCTGGGCAGCGTGCCCGAGTTTTGTGATCATGTGGTGCTCATCAACCGCACCGTGCTCGCCCATGGCCCCACGGAGGAGGTCTTTACGGAACAGAACCTGACTCACGCCTTCGGCGGCGTGCTGCGCCAGTTCCACTTTGAGCAGTCCACCATCCAGGAGCACGACGGGCGCACCGTGAAGCTCCTCACCGATGACGAGCGCCCGCTGGTCTTTGGCAAGGACGGCCATCTGGAATACACCGACCGCCAGGGCAGGGAAGCCCTGGTCAAAGAACGCGCCAGGGAGGTGGGGGAATGA
- a CDS encoding metal ABC transporter substrate-binding protein — translation MKRNHFLLLLAGFLVACGPSAKPSADGKKRILTTFTIIQDIAQNVAGDAAIVESITKPGAEIHDYEPTPQDLVRAQKADLVLWNGMGLERWFEKFLQQVKDVPGVVLTEGIEPVGIGEGPYSGKPNPHSWMAPANAILYVENIRQALVKLDPENEATYNANAAAYTEKLRAVDEPVRKALESIPEEQRWLVSCEGAFSYLTRNYSMKELYLWPINADEEGTPQQVQKVVDTVKANRIPVVFSESTISDKAMQQVAKETGARFGGVLYVDSLTSADGPAPTYLKLLQYNADTIVKAFSAP, via the coding sequence ATGAAACGAAATCATTTTCTCCTTCTCCTGGCTGGTTTTCTGGTCGCCTGCGGCCCTTCGGCCAAGCCATCTGCCGACGGTAAAAAACGCATCCTCACCACCTTCACTATCATCCAGGACATCGCCCAAAACGTCGCTGGGGATGCCGCCATCGTGGAGTCCATCACCAAGCCGGGGGCTGAAATCCACGATTACGAACCGACGCCGCAGGACCTGGTGCGGGCGCAAAAAGCGGACCTGGTATTGTGGAATGGAATGGGCCTGGAGCGCTGGTTTGAGAAATTTCTCCAGCAGGTCAAGGACGTGCCCGGCGTGGTGCTGACGGAAGGCATTGAGCCTGTCGGAATCGGCGAGGGACCGTATTCCGGCAAGCCGAATCCGCATTCATGGATGGCCCCGGCGAATGCCATCCTCTATGTGGAAAACATCCGCCAGGCGCTGGTGAAACTGGACCCCGAGAATGAGGCCACGTATAACGCCAATGCAGCCGCCTATACGGAAAAACTCCGCGCGGTGGATGAACCCGTGAGGAAAGCGTTGGAGAGCATACCGGAAGAGCAACGTTGGCTCGTAAGCTGCGAAGGAGCCTTCTCCTATCTCACCCGTAATTATAGCATGAAAGAACTGTACCTCTGGCCAATCAATGCCGATGAAGAAGGCACGCCCCAGCAAGTGCAAAAAGTGGTGGATACCGTCAAGGCCAACCGCATCCCTGTGGTCTTTTCAGAAAGCACCATCAGCGACAAGGCCATGCAGCAGGTGGCCAAAGAAACCGGTGCCCGCTTCGGCGGCGTGCTGTATGTGGACTCACTCACCAGCGCAGATGGCCCGGCTCCCACGTATCTGAAATTGCTGCAATACAATGCTGACACCATTGTGAAGGCATTCTCGGCTCCCTGA
- a CDS encoding transporter has product MTEAPLAQVRPMSTDRPDTTESAYTVPAGMFQMEAGFFDYERDASSGSRTETSTWGQINFKAGLTDSMDLQLVFDSYQEVRTSTAGSTLRQSGFGDVILRLKKNLWGNDAGRSAFALMPYVSIPTGTELSANAWRGGLIAPFAYELSDRLAFGAMGQMDMVHDAETQGYDLQWLASATLGLAVTDRAGMYFEAVAAAGEDVDFIALFNTGVTYAVTDNLVFDAGVRIGLNRPAPDFGIFSGVSFRF; this is encoded by the coding sequence ATGACCGAAGCTCCCCTCGCCCAAGTCCGCCCCATGAGCACCGACCGCCCTGACACCACTGAATCCGCCTACACCGTCCCGGCTGGCATGTTCCAGATGGAGGCCGGTTTTTTTGATTACGAGCGGGATGCCTCAAGCGGCAGCCGGACGGAGACGTCCACCTGGGGACAGATCAATTTTAAAGCTGGCCTGACTGACAGCATGGACCTCCAGCTCGTTTTTGATTCCTATCAGGAAGTCCGCACTTCCACGGCAGGCAGCACGCTGCGGCAGTCCGGTTTTGGCGATGTCATCCTGCGGCTCAAGAAGAACCTGTGGGGCAATGATGCAGGCCGCAGCGCCTTTGCCCTCATGCCGTATGTGAGCATTCCCACCGGCACGGAGCTGAGCGCCAATGCCTGGCGGGGCGGCCTGATCGCACCGTTTGCCTATGAGCTGAGTGACCGGCTGGCATTTGGAGCCATGGGCCAGATGGACATGGTGCATGATGCGGAGACCCAGGGATACGACCTGCAATGGCTGGCCTCCGCCACTCTGGGCCTGGCGGTCACGGACCGCGCCGGCATGTATTTCGAGGCGGTGGCCGCGGCCGGGGAGGATGTGGATTTCATTGCCCTTTTTAATACTGGCGTGACTTATGCGGTCACGGACAACCTGGTCTTCGATGCCGGGGTTCGCATCGGCTTGAACCGCCCCGCGCCAGACTTTGGCATCTTCTCTGGCGTGAGCTTCCGTTTTTAA
- the mntR gene encoding transcriptional regulator MntR codes for MPAKRKEPTAHVHSPAIEDYLEQIHNLIESKGYARVVDIAQNLGISQASVTNMIQKLDAEGYLVYERYRGVVLTDEGRQIGMEIARRHEVLTRLLSTFGLDAETVHHDVEGMEHHISRQTLDVLTLLMEELEGNPELLKKLKRKMSRP; via the coding sequence ATGCCCGCCAAGCGCAAAGAACCCACGGCCCACGTGCATTCCCCGGCCATTGAAGATTACCTCGAGCAGATTCACAATCTGATCGAGTCCAAGGGCTATGCGCGGGTGGTGGACATCGCGCAAAACCTGGGGATCTCCCAGGCCAGTGTGACCAACATGATCCAGAAGCTGGATGCCGAAGGTTATCTCGTCTATGAGCGCTACCGTGGCGTGGTGCTCACGGATGAAGGGCGGCAGATCGGCATGGAGATCGCCCGGCGGCATGAGGTGCTGACCCGGCTGCTCTCCACCTTTGGCCTGGATGCCGAGACCGTACATCACGATGTGGAAGGCATGGAGCACCACATCAGCCGACAGACGCTGGATGTGCTGACGCTGCTCATGGAGGAGCTGGAGGGCAATCCGGAACTGCTGAAGAAGCTGAAACGAAAAATGTCGCGCCCTTGA
- a CDS encoding right-handed parallel beta-helix repeat-containing protein: MRSVSFLCLLLVCTLAQAEAPPIQQWIDEAIQAGGGVVTIPEGEHVLDKGLVIKDANKLALRGVDKERCILKLAATDDESALIQITGTCETLEIASLTLDSGSGKPQELVLMTGLPEKYQVPAKPAAPTASIQDVTLRDCLLQNFPGSAISVKHAAAVAIERCSFRDGTGAAMKWESAQASVARGNQIIRVATAFNLHSSHACLLEGNEVRDSQEAISITSSSPQPEDARHTLRNNGFFKVAEGLDLSSVQPAPLCENNDPLVTP; the protein is encoded by the coding sequence ATGCGTTCTGTTTCCTTCCTCTGCCTCCTCCTGGTCTGCACCCTGGCCCAGGCGGAGGCTCCGCCCATCCAGCAATGGATTGACGAGGCCATCCAGGCCGGTGGCGGTGTGGTCACCATTCCGGAGGGCGAGCACGTTTTGGATAAAGGGCTCGTCATTAAAGATGCCAACAAACTGGCCCTGCGTGGTGTGGACAAAGAGCGCTGCATTCTTAAATTGGCCGCCACAGACGATGAAAGTGCATTGATCCAGATCACAGGCACCTGTGAGACCCTGGAGATCGCCAGTCTGACCCTCGACAGCGGCAGCGGCAAGCCCCAAGAACTCGTGCTGATGACAGGCCTGCCGGAGAAATACCAGGTGCCTGCCAAACCTGCTGCCCCCACGGCGTCCATTCAAGACGTCACCCTCCGCGACTGCCTGCTGCAAAACTTTCCCGGTTCAGCCATTTCGGTGAAGCATGCAGCGGCGGTGGCCATTGAGCGATGCAGTTTCCGCGATGGGACAGGCGCAGCCATGAAGTGGGAGAGCGCGCAGGCCAGCGTAGCCAGGGGCAATCAGATCATTCGCGTGGCAACGGCATTTAACCTCCATTCCAGCCACGCCTGCCTGCTGGAGGGCAATGAAGTGCGCGACAGTCAGGAGGCAATAAGCATCACAAGCTCCAGCCCCCAGCCTGAGGACGCCCGCCACACCCTCCGCAATAACGGGTTCTTTAAGGTGGCCGAAGGTCTGGATCTCTCATCGGTCCAACCTGCACCCCTTTGCGAAAACAACGACCCTCTGGTGACCCCCTGA
- a CDS encoding GDSL-type esterase/lipase family protein, protein MKRLLLSLLVALAAPSLFALEPTPRPDPARFAKDIAAFAEQPAEKGGIVFTGSSSIRLWKTLNEDFPGLPVLNRGFGGSVANDLIVHFDTLISRHKPRLIVTYTGSNDINAKLTVAETMADYTKFLELVHERFPKARVIITSVKIGEKRIAQIPQVLEVNRQLQAWAEGKNWARYVDCHSYLADETGHPIRKYYAKDLLHLSPEGYEEWTKILKPVLHEEWAKVKPE, encoded by the coding sequence ATGAAACGCCTGTTACTCTCCCTTCTCGTTGCCCTTGCAGCGCCCTCCCTCTTCGCCCTGGAGCCGACTCCACGTCCAGATCCGGCCCGCTTTGCCAAAGACATCGCCGCCTTTGCAGAGCAGCCTGCGGAAAAAGGCGGCATCGTCTTCACCGGCAGTTCCAGCATCCGGCTGTGGAAGACGCTGAACGAGGACTTCCCGGGTCTCCCGGTTCTAAACCGCGGCTTCGGCGGCAGTGTGGCCAATGACCTCATCGTCCATTTTGACACCCTCATCTCTCGCCACAAGCCCAGGCTCATCGTCACTTATACCGGCAGCAACGATATCAATGCCAAGCTGACCGTCGCGGAAACGATGGCCGATTACACGAAGTTTCTGGAGCTCGTCCACGAGCGCTTTCCCAAAGCCCGCGTCATCATCACCTCCGTCAAAATCGGCGAAAAAAGAATCGCCCAGATCCCGCAGGTACTTGAAGTCAACCGCCAGCTCCAAGCCTGGGCCGAGGGCAAGAACTGGGCACGCTATGTGGACTGCCACAGCTACCTGGCAGATGAAACCGGCCATCCCATCCGCAAATATTATGCGAAGGATCTGCTCCATCTCAGCCCGGAAGGCTACGAAGAATGGACCAAGATCCTGAAGCCCGTTCTGCATGAAGAATGGGCGAAGGTGAAACCAGAGTAA
- a CDS encoding pyrimidine/purine nucleoside phosphorylase, with protein MPAIPAEFTQVTAITKANVYFDGKVVSHSIVFPDGRKKTLGLIYPGSYHFGTEKAEIMEIVAGACEVKLDGSEEKTAYAAGDVFEVPAKSGFDIAVTAGICEYICSFID; from the coding sequence ATGCCCGCCATTCCTGCTGAATTTACCCAAGTCACCGCCATCACCAAAGCCAACGTTTATTTCGATGGCAAGGTCGTCAGCCACAGCATCGTCTTTCCGGACGGCCGGAAAAAGACCCTCGGCCTCATCTATCCGGGCAGCTATCACTTCGGCACCGAGAAAGCTGAGATCATGGAAATCGTCGCCGGTGCCTGTGAAGTGAAACTGGATGGCAGTGAAGAAAAGACCGCCTACGCTGCTGGTGATGTCTTTGAAGTCCCAGCCAAGTCCGGGTTCGACATCGCGGTGACCGCAGGCATCTGCGAATACATCTGCTCTTTTATTGACTGA
- a CDS encoding Minf_1886 family protein — MSDLPFHYAIVQAVEKDPRYHPHAYEFVRDALHVAVKHYREGQENQHVSGQEVLEGVRLHALAEYGPMAFTILGEWGLHQGSDVGNIVYNLIETGYFGKNDGDSLEDFSGGYDFETAFTEPFKPKLNRQEA, encoded by the coding sequence ATGTCAGACCTTCCCTTTCACTATGCCATCGTCCAGGCAGTTGAAAAAGATCCCCGCTATCACCCTCATGCCTATGAGTTTGTGCGGGATGCCCTGCATGTGGCGGTGAAGCACTATCGTGAAGGGCAGGAAAACCAGCATGTGTCCGGCCAGGAGGTGCTGGAAGGGGTGCGTCTCCATGCCTTGGCGGAATACGGTCCCATGGCCTTCACCATTCTGGGGGAATGGGGTCTGCACCAGGGATCCGATGTCGGAAACATTGTCTATAACCTCATCGAGACCGGCTACTTTGGCAAAAATGACGGCGACAGCCTGGAGGATTTTAGCGGCGGGTATGACTTTGAAACGGCGTTTACCGAACCGTTTAAGCCGAAATTGAACCGGCAGGAAGCCTGA
- a CDS encoding TIM barrel protein: MWPGLVGKGDGEGQEPPISLEHMLDLTAAAEVGGQKFDGIDYFLFHPHTDPNASDDELKKIADLISGKGFDVGSLVAPVWPGTVGDSAMGDDASQAKFLDAVTVACRIAKIFNEHGVRKYGVIRVDSAEFGVAKWKENPAVNTSRIVDTFKKAAKIAADHGERLAAEGEICWAGMHSWKDMLDVLEGVGMPESFGFQADLAHTYLYTLGYNAPEHALVQEGYTDEEFWTAYEKMTDKLRPWTIDFHVAQNDGQVHGAGSHDKTGKHCPADDPNGKLDITKAAGYWLKDAPSRGIQHICWDGCMFPNATLEKPETWNNILDAMIKVRNAHGW, translated from the coding sequence ATGTGGCCCGGACTGGTGGGCAAAGGTGATGGCGAAGGCCAGGAGCCGCCAATCAGCCTGGAGCACATGCTGGATCTGACGGCTGCGGCAGAGGTCGGCGGCCAAAAGTTCGACGGTATTGATTATTTCCTGTTCCATCCTCACACCGATCCCAACGCGAGCGATGACGAGCTGAAGAAAATCGCGGATCTGATCTCGGGCAAGGGTTTTGACGTGGGCTCCCTGGTGGCCCCGGTCTGGCCTGGCACCGTCGGTGATTCCGCCATGGGTGATGATGCCTCCCAGGCGAAGTTCCTCGACGCAGTTACTGTGGCCTGCCGGATTGCCAAAATCTTCAATGAACACGGTGTGCGCAAATATGGCGTCATCCGCGTGGATTCGGCCGAGTTCGGGGTGGCCAAGTGGAAGGAAAACCCGGCAGTGAATACTTCCCGGATCGTGGATACCTTTAAAAAGGCCGCCAAAATTGCCGCTGACCATGGTGAGCGACTGGCCGCTGAAGGAGAAATCTGCTGGGCGGGCATGCATTCCTGGAAAGATATGCTGGACGTTCTCGAAGGGGTGGGGATGCCGGAGTCCTTTGGCTTCCAGGCGGATCTGGCCCACACCTATCTTTACACTCTGGGGTACAATGCACCGGAACATGCTCTGGTTCAGGAAGGCTATACCGATGAGGAATTCTGGACGGCCTATGAGAAAATGACGGACAAGCTCCGCCCATGGACGATTGATTTCCATGTCGCCCAGAACGACGGCCAGGTCCATGGTGCAGGCTCTCATGACAAGACCGGCAAGCATTGCCCAGCGGACGATCCAAATGGCAAGCTGGACATCACCAAAGCTGCCGGTTACTGGCTCAAGGATGCGCCGAGCCGAGGCATCCAGCACATTTGCTGGGATGGCTGCATGTTCCCCAACGCGACGCTGGAGAAGCCTGAGACGTGGAACAACATCCTGGATGCCATGATCAAGGTGCGAAACGCCCACGGCTGGTGA
- a CDS encoding polysaccharide biosynthesis tyrosine autokinase: MNMQANNQAGKESKFDSSSIIRFVLGYEEYWRLMIIMLLAGLLAAVCYFVFATATYESRSLVRVNTFIVGVDTASGQGNNEFGYLQIRSLASRLNTGIHILEAAKKIGVADSETSYDNLRESLLPVCRVSVLDSSHLEVLVLSFSPHVVRELPQALVDTYEELRLKMNAEYREKAIERYLLEINQVRKKVAEQLEKKLQFEEQSALASAQIEMERLSNIPVDIVRTKYRLSQHAEIESILDAQSNTLDVIAKLALLNSFDEDENDPLEAGRVVRRAGGSSPFTFTSPNTVSNQVVVKPNMVEGLRPWQELERQKRAIEEQLRFASAKFLGDHPEILKLKEELRQVDAALEVELNVSVSGFELQKARLTEKLSELESKLPAYYQATKNFDVKRQDYDLLEKSQLSWDKAYETLSKRIETLGSDDGKTSMNMEFRGFTNLRDGRPASPNKMKLLMMGCLLGFGMAGGVPFLLRRFDSSVVDLNEFEGTLGINGIGLIPMSDPKVLQELNRSPAIGATVPNALLENFRLVRSSILLNKSPKGDGRIIMFTSARPGEGKTTISSNVAWAFSSLGERTLIIDCDLRRGRLHNVVGVSNEFGLTNLLTGRATLDQCVQKSNTDNLWTISRGPVVPGTTELLNSGVFAAVLDQLKGQYDRIILDTPPVLGLSETAFLQNHADGIVIIVRCGITQRKDVVDAVQTLQKLGGHFYGFVLNGVDFSKRLNHYYYYYYSSSYYDSNWDEEKPKKMS, encoded by the coding sequence ATGAACATGCAAGCAAACAATCAGGCGGGCAAAGAGTCCAAATTCGACTCTTCAAGTATAATTCGTTTTGTTTTGGGATATGAAGAATACTGGCGTCTGATGATCATAATGCTGCTTGCCGGATTGCTTGCGGCCGTATGCTATTTTGTATTCGCCACAGCGACTTATGAATCACGCTCTTTGGTCAGGGTCAATACGTTCATCGTTGGCGTAGATACTGCGAGCGGCCAAGGTAATAACGAATTTGGGTATTTGCAGATTAGAAGCCTGGCTAGCAGGCTCAATACTGGGATTCATATTTTGGAAGCTGCGAAAAAAATCGGAGTGGCTGATTCTGAGACATCATACGACAACTTGAGGGAATCCCTGCTGCCTGTATGCCGCGTTTCCGTCTTGGACTCGTCGCATCTTGAAGTTTTGGTCCTTTCTTTCAGTCCCCACGTCGTGAGGGAGCTGCCACAGGCGTTGGTAGATACTTACGAGGAGTTGCGTCTAAAAATGAATGCTGAATATCGCGAAAAGGCGATTGAAAGGTATCTGCTCGAAATTAATCAAGTGCGAAAAAAAGTTGCAGAGCAATTGGAAAAAAAGCTTCAATTTGAAGAGCAAAGCGCGTTGGCCAGTGCGCAGATTGAGATGGAACGGTTGAGTAACATACCCGTAGATATTGTCAGAACCAAATACAGGCTCAGCCAGCATGCGGAAATTGAGTCGATTTTGGACGCCCAGAGTAATACTCTGGATGTTATAGCCAAGCTTGCGTTGTTAAACAGTTTTGATGAAGATGAAAATGATCCGCTAGAAGCCGGGAGGGTTGTCAGGCGGGCAGGTGGCTCATCTCCTTTTACGTTTACCAGTCCTAACACGGTGAGCAACCAAGTTGTAGTCAAACCGAATATGGTTGAAGGGTTGAGACCTTGGCAGGAGCTGGAACGACAGAAGCGAGCCATTGAGGAGCAGCTCCGGTTTGCCAGTGCTAAATTTCTAGGTGACCATCCGGAGATACTAAAGCTGAAGGAAGAATTGCGGCAAGTGGACGCGGCGCTGGAAGTCGAATTAAATGTCTCTGTTTCTGGCTTTGAACTGCAAAAGGCCCGCTTGACAGAAAAACTTTCTGAACTGGAGAGCAAGCTTCCTGCATATTATCAAGCAACGAAAAACTTTGATGTTAAAAGGCAGGATTATGACCTGTTGGAAAAGAGCCAGCTTTCCTGGGATAAAGCCTATGAAACATTGAGCAAGAGAATCGAAACGCTAGGCTCCGATGATGGCAAAACGTCCATGAATATGGAGTTCCGTGGTTTTACCAATTTGCGAGATGGCAGGCCCGCTTCTCCGAATAAAATGAAATTGTTGATGATGGGGTGTCTTCTTGGCTTTGGCATGGCAGGCGGGGTGCCATTCTTACTCCGCCGGTTCGACAGCTCGGTGGTGGATTTGAATGAGTTTGAGGGGACCTTAGGCATTAATGGCATCGGTTTGATTCCGATGAGCGATCCAAAGGTGCTGCAAGAGCTGAACCGCTCGCCTGCCATTGGTGCGACGGTGCCTAACGCGCTGCTTGAAAACTTCCGGCTTGTCCGAAGCAGTATTCTTCTCAATAAAAGCCCAAAAGGTGATGGCCGCATCATTATGTTTACGAGTGCGCGGCCAGGTGAGGGGAAGACCACCATTTCATCCAATGTTGCCTGGGCTTTTTCTTCATTGGGAGAGCGTACATTGATAATTGATTGTGACCTTCGCCGTGGACGGCTTCATAATGTGGTTGGCGTTTCAAATGAATTTGGCTTGACCAATTTGCTTACCGGTCGTGCCACTCTTGATCAATGTGTTCAAAAATCCAATACTGACAATCTCTGGACAATTAGCCGGGGTCCCGTGGTTCCAGGCACCACTGAGCTGCTGAACTCTGGCGTGTTTGCAGCTGTGCTTGATCAGTTAAAAGGGCAGTATGACCGTATTATCCTGGATACCCCGCCAGTACTTGGCCTGAGTGAGACTGCATTTTTGCAGAACCACGCTGATGGCATTGTGATAATCGTGCGATGTGGAATCACTCAACGCAAAGATGTGGTAGATGCAGTACAGACCCTTCAAAAGCTTGGCGGTCACTTCTATGGTTTTGTGTTGAATGGAGTGGATTTCAGCAAGCGCTTAAATCATTATTACTACTATTATTATTCGTCCAGCTATTATGACTCGAACTGGGATGAGGAAAAACCCAAAAAGATGAGTTGA
- a CDS encoding polysaccharide biosynthesis/export family protein codes for MMPVHFPIVWKYFSTCALLLLLASCAKTQSDEAFPGPVAVVPPTIGQPVKPNAFRAGDTLELFVKEDSTLNGSYAVREGGYIVIPRAGRITVSGFTREEIEPKLKEFLQKSQLTQASVIVERLPGASSSSGPGSVSGESIVRVPVYITGSVPRSGLHAIPVPPGKIVGVYEALLISGGLGKFATLGKVEIFRFDSSGKRKKAIVDLRPIMKGEADDPPISEGDIINVPEKVFGF; via the coding sequence ATGATGCCTGTGCATTTTCCCATCGTCTGGAAATATTTTTCTACTTGTGCCTTGCTGTTACTGCTTGCGAGCTGCGCGAAAACCCAATCTGATGAGGCATTTCCTGGGCCAGTTGCTGTTGTACCTCCAACGATTGGTCAACCCGTTAAACCAAATGCTTTTCGAGCTGGAGATACGCTGGAACTCTTCGTTAAAGAAGATTCTACTTTAAATGGTAGCTATGCAGTACGTGAAGGCGGTTATATCGTCATTCCGAGGGCTGGACGGATCACCGTGTCCGGATTCACCCGTGAAGAGATCGAACCTAAACTGAAAGAGTTTCTTCAAAAATCCCAGCTAACGCAGGCAAGTGTAATAGTGGAGCGGCTTCCTGGGGCTTCCAGTTCTTCCGGTCCGGGTTCCGTCTCAGGAGAAAGCATTGTCCGGGTGCCTGTTTATATTACAGGAAGCGTTCCGCGTTCAGGTCTGCACGCGATTCCAGTTCCACCTGGCAAGATAGTCGGTGTTTATGAGGCTCTTTTGATTAGCGGTGGCCTTGGCAAGTTCGCGACCCTGGGCAAGGTTGAAATTTTTCGTTTTGATAGTTCAGGTAAGAGGAAAAAAGCGATTGTGGATCTGCGTCCTATCATGAAGGGCGAAGCTGATGATCCTCCCATCTCAGAGGGTGACATTATTAATGTTCCAGAAAAAGTGTTTGGTTTTTGA